Proteins encoded together in one Streptomyces umbrinus window:
- a CDS encoding TetR/AcrR family transcriptional regulator — translation MHIQDSQWSSASAIGAGGAISAAATNGRGVGDPSRTTPLRVDAQRNLEHVLRAAREVFGELGYGAPMEDVARRARVGVGTVYRRFPSKDVLVRRIAEEETSRLTDQARSALGQEDEPWSALSRFLRTSVASGAGRLLPPQILRVGVGDEGSEGTVLDETRVPQQRSQPLSPELRLVEQRPTPLQETVEVVSIEDDAGAAQLLEVVGRLVDRARAAGELRADVTVADVLLVIATAAPSLPDAAQQAAASARLLDILLEGLRSRPA, via the coding sequence ATGCACATTCAGGACTCTCAATGGTCTTCCGCGTCTGCCATCGGAGCGGGCGGAGCGATCAGTGCGGCGGCAACGAACGGACGCGGCGTGGGGGACCCGTCGCGCACGACGCCACTGCGCGTGGACGCACAGCGCAATCTGGAGCACGTACTTCGAGCGGCCCGTGAGGTCTTCGGCGAGCTGGGGTACGGCGCGCCGATGGAGGACGTGGCGCGGCGCGCCCGCGTCGGTGTCGGCACGGTGTACCGGCGCTTCCCGAGCAAGGACGTCCTGGTCCGGCGGATAGCCGAGGAGGAGACCTCCCGGCTGACCGACCAGGCGCGCTCCGCGCTCGGTCAGGAGGACGAGCCGTGGTCGGCGCTCTCGCGCTTCCTGCGGACGTCGGTGGCCTCGGGTGCCGGGCGGCTGCTGCCTCCGCAGATCCTGCGGGTGGGCGTCGGCGACGAGGGGTCCGAGGGCACGGTCCTGGACGAGACGCGGGTGCCGCAGCAGCGGTCCCAGCCGCTCTCGCCCGAGCTGCGGCTCGTGGAGCAGCGGCCGACACCCCTGCAGGAGACCGTCGAGGTCGTGTCGATCGAGGACGACGCCGGTGCGGCGCAGCTGCTGGAGGTCGTGGGGCGGCTCGTGGACCGGGCGCGTGCGGCGGGCGAACTGCGTGCGGACGTCACGGTGGCGGATGTGCTGCTGGTGATCGCCACGGCGGCGCCGTCCTTGCCGGATGCGGCCCAGCAGGCGGCGGCTTCGGCTCGGTTGCTGGACATTCTGCTGGAGGGGCTTCGGTCGCGGCCGGCGTAG
- a CDS encoding ATP-binding SpoIIE family protein phosphatase, translating to MNFTRWSARLPGTQRRAAARTEDSPTALPSEGSVPAARAERLSDAALLPVVDELPVREVLDRIPALVALVQGPDHRLAYVNDAYVAAFGVRPAGEPARVALPELAEIGLLPLLDQVLRSSKPRTVKSRKAPGGRSYTFTCTPVEVSATPEGGGVLIFAADVTDHAEAAERLRASERRQRETAVTLQRSLLPQELEEPDDLRVAATYHPGGTEAAVGGDWYDVITLGGGRTALVIGDVMGRGVRAAAVMGQLRTAVRAYARLDLPPHEVLQLLDGLAMEIDANQIATCAYAVHDPNEGRLVYASAGHLPILVRDESGTVLRADEPTGPPLGTGGWMHASGSIPLGPGSTAVLYTDGLVERRDADLDEGIASLERALAGATGTPQVVCDRLVRSAGVTADHDDDVAVLVLQHPARTGPDSELFRNAALELLGGVEAAPRARAFASGVLTSWRFPTDLHDLGVLAASELVANSLQHGTPPMRLRLRRTDRRLIVEVTDGDDHLPRRRRAEPADESGRGIAIVATIASNWGSRRTPGGGKAVWCEFALPRTT from the coding sequence GTGAACTTCACGCGCTGGAGCGCCCGGCTCCCCGGAACGCAGCGCCGCGCGGCAGCGCGGACCGAGGATTCGCCGACGGCGCTCCCTTCGGAGGGCTCCGTGCCCGCGGCACGCGCCGAGCGGCTGTCCGACGCGGCGCTCCTGCCCGTCGTCGACGAGCTGCCGGTCCGCGAGGTCCTCGACCGCATCCCGGCCCTCGTCGCCCTGGTCCAGGGCCCGGACCACCGCCTCGCGTACGTGAACGACGCCTATGTGGCGGCTTTCGGCGTCCGCCCGGCCGGCGAGCCCGCCCGCGTCGCGCTCCCCGAGCTGGCCGAGATCGGCTTGCTGCCGCTCCTCGACCAGGTCCTGCGCAGCTCCAAGCCCCGTACGGTCAAGTCCCGCAAGGCCCCCGGCGGCCGCTCGTACACGTTCACGTGCACACCGGTCGAGGTCTCGGCCACCCCCGAAGGGGGTGGCGTACTGATCTTCGCCGCCGACGTCACCGACCACGCCGAGGCCGCCGAGCGGCTGCGCGCCAGCGAGCGCCGGCAGCGTGAGACCGCCGTCACCCTCCAGCGCTCCCTGCTGCCCCAGGAGCTCGAAGAGCCCGACGACCTGCGCGTCGCCGCCACCTACCACCCGGGCGGCACGGAGGCCGCGGTCGGCGGCGACTGGTACGACGTGATCACCCTCGGCGGCGGCCGCACCGCCCTCGTCATCGGCGACGTCATGGGCCGCGGCGTCCGCGCGGCGGCCGTCATGGGCCAGCTCCGCACGGCCGTCCGGGCGTATGCCCGCCTCGACCTGCCCCCGCACGAGGTCCTCCAGCTCCTGGACGGCCTCGCCATGGAGATCGACGCCAACCAGATCGCCACCTGCGCGTACGCGGTCCACGACCCGAACGAGGGCCGGCTGGTGTACGCCTCCGCGGGCCACCTCCCGATCCTCGTCCGCGACGAGAGCGGCACGGTCCTGCGCGCCGACGAACCCACCGGCCCCCCGCTCGGCACGGGCGGCTGGATGCACGCCTCCGGCTCGATCCCCCTCGGCCCCGGCTCCACCGCCGTGCTCTACACCGACGGCCTGGTCGAGCGCCGCGACGCGGACCTGGACGAGGGCATCGCCTCCCTGGAGCGCGCCCTCGCCGGCGCCACCGGCACCCCCCAGGTCGTCTGCGACCGCCTGGTCCGCTCGGCGGGCGTGACCGCCGACCACGACGACGACGTGGCCGTCCTGGTCCTCCAGCACCCGGCCCGTACGGGACCGGACAGCGAGCTCTTCCGCAACGCCGCCCTGGAGCTGCTCGGCGGAGTCGAAGCGGCCCCACGCGCGCGTGCCTTCGCCTCCGGCGTCCTCACCAGCTGGCGCTTCCCGACCGACCTGCACGACCTCGGCGTACTGGCCGCGAGCGAGCTCGTCGCCAACTCCCTCCAGCACGGCACCCCGCCGATGCGCCTCAGACTCCGCCGCACCGACCGGCGCCTCATCGTCGAGGTCACCGACGGCGACGACCACCTCCCGCGCCGCCGCCGGGCAGAGCCGGCCGACGAGTCCGGCCGGGGCATCGCGATCGTCGCCACCATCGCCTCGAACTGGGGCTCCCGCCGCACCCCGGGCGGTGGCAAGGCGGTGTGGTGCGAGTTCGCACTTCCGCGCACCACCTGA
- a CDS encoding class I SAM-dependent methyltransferase: MASSPQADETGFQLKGSAPERYEEYSAPIMAPFVEALLDAVDLCPGHQVLDVASGTGFVARAAAARVGPTGHVAAADFNEAMLKVAAARAPRMYPDIEFTVAPADHLPYPDDTFDAVLCQQGVQFFPDLGAALVEASRVLRPGGRFAATAWAARDRSPYFVAHDRAITAYGGPQAEAHFAMAFSCPAERLTAALTDAGFHDVVSRDVTFGITLPPLSAFARGHLSAVPWGQAIEDAGGPDRLTQAAEAVAATLTDHTNPDGTATLPFTSTLVTATH, translated from the coding sequence ATGGCTAGCTCACCCCAGGCAGACGAAACGGGCTTTCAGCTCAAAGGCAGCGCTCCCGAGCGCTACGAGGAGTACAGCGCACCGATCATGGCGCCGTTCGTCGAGGCGCTGCTGGACGCCGTGGACCTGTGTCCGGGCCACCAGGTTCTCGATGTGGCCTCCGGAACCGGCTTCGTGGCCCGCGCGGCCGCCGCCCGGGTCGGCCCCACGGGCCATGTCGCGGCCGCCGACTTCAACGAGGCCATGCTCAAGGTGGCCGCCGCCAGGGCACCCCGCATGTACCCGGACATCGAGTTCACCGTGGCCCCCGCCGACCACCTCCCCTATCCGGACGACACGTTCGACGCCGTCCTCTGCCAGCAGGGCGTCCAGTTCTTCCCGGACCTCGGCGCGGCCCTCGTCGAGGCGTCCAGGGTCCTGCGCCCCGGCGGCCGGTTCGCCGCCACCGCCTGGGCCGCCCGGGACCGCTCCCCGTACTTCGTGGCCCACGACCGCGCCATCACCGCGTACGGCGGCCCGCAGGCCGAGGCGCACTTCGCGATGGCCTTCTCCTGCCCCGCCGAACGCCTCACGGCCGCCCTCACCGACGCGGGCTTCCACGACGTGGTCAGCCGTGACGTCACCTTCGGCATCACCCTGCCCCCGCTCTCCGCCTTCGCCCGCGGCCACCTCTCGGCCGTCCCCTGGGGCCAAGCAATCGAGGACGCCGGCGGCCCGGACCGTCTCACCCAGGCCGCCGAGGCGGTGGCCGCGACCCTCACCGACCACACGAACCCCGACGGCACGGCAACGCTCCCGTTCACGTCCACCCTGGTGACAGCCACCCACTGA
- a CDS encoding NAD(P)/FAD-dependent oxidoreductase yields the protein MKERARILVVGGGYVGMYTALGLQRKLKPELRRGDVEIVVVTPDPYMTYQPFLPEAAAGSISPRHVVVPLRRVLDQCRVVIGEAASIDHAKRTATLTTLATEEEGTGPEQITYDELVLAPGSVSRTLPIPGLAEYAIGFKTVEEAIGLRNHVIEQMDIASSTRDPAIRDAALTFVFVGGGYAGVEALGELEDMARYAARYYHNVKADDMKWILVEASNRILPEVGEDMGKYTVTQLRRRNIDVRLETRLDSCADRVAVLSDGARFPTRTVVWTAGVKPHPVLAATDLPLNERGRLKCTAQLTVDGTTHAWAAGDAAAVPDVTAAEPGTETAPNAQHAVRQAKVLADNIARSLRGQSLETYSHKYVGSVASLGLHKGVAFVYGRKLKGYPAWFMHRVYHLSRVPTFNRKARVLAEWILSGLFKREIVSLGSLEHPRAEFELAAGGKPPQNPKGSS from the coding sequence GTGAAGGAACGTGCGCGCATTCTCGTTGTCGGCGGCGGCTACGTCGGGATGTACACCGCTCTCGGGCTCCAGCGGAAGCTGAAACCCGAGCTCAGGCGGGGCGACGTGGAGATCGTCGTGGTGACGCCCGACCCGTACATGACGTATCAGCCGTTCCTGCCCGAGGCCGCCGCGGGCTCGATCTCGCCGCGTCATGTCGTCGTGCCGCTGCGCCGTGTCCTCGACCAGTGCCGGGTCGTCATCGGCGAGGCCGCGTCCATCGACCACGCCAAGCGCACCGCGACCCTCACCACCCTCGCCACCGAGGAGGAGGGCACGGGCCCCGAGCAGATCACGTACGACGAACTCGTGCTGGCCCCCGGCTCCGTCTCCCGGACCCTCCCGATCCCCGGGCTCGCCGAGTACGCCATCGGCTTCAAGACCGTCGAAGAGGCCATCGGGCTGCGCAACCACGTCATCGAGCAGATGGACATCGCCTCCTCCACCCGCGACCCCGCGATCCGCGACGCCGCCCTGACCTTCGTCTTCGTAGGAGGCGGTTACGCCGGAGTGGAGGCCCTCGGCGAGCTGGAGGACATGGCCCGCTACGCCGCGCGGTACTACCACAACGTCAAGGCCGACGACATGAAGTGGATCCTCGTCGAGGCCTCGAACCGCATCCTCCCCGAGGTCGGCGAGGACATGGGCAAGTACACGGTCACCCAGCTGCGCCGCCGCAACATCGACGTACGCCTGGAGACCCGGCTCGACTCCTGCGCGGACCGCGTCGCCGTCCTCAGCGACGGTGCGCGCTTCCCGACCCGTACGGTCGTGTGGACCGCCGGCGTGAAACCGCACCCCGTCCTCGCGGCCACCGACCTCCCGCTGAACGAACGCGGCCGCCTGAAGTGCACCGCCCAGCTGACCGTGGACGGCACCACGCACGCGTGGGCCGCGGGAGACGCCGCCGCCGTCCCCGACGTCACCGCCGCCGAGCCCGGCACGGAGACCGCCCCCAACGCCCAGCACGCCGTGCGCCAGGCCAAGGTCCTCGCCGACAACATCGCCCGCTCGCTGCGCGGCCAGTCCCTGGAGACGTACTCGCACAAGTACGTCGGCTCGGTCGCCTCCCTGGGACTGCACAAGGGTGTCGCGTTCGTCTACGGGCGCAAGCTGAAGGGCTACCCTGCCTGGTTCATGCACCGCGTCTACCACCTGAGCAGGGTGCCCACCTTCAACCGCAAGGCCCGCGTGCTCGCCGAATGGATCCTGTCGGGGCTCTTCAAGAGGGAGATCGTCTCCCTCGGTTCGCTCGAACATCCCCGTGCGGAGTTCGAACTCGCGGCCGGTGGAAAGCCTCCTCAGAACCCGAAGGGGTCGTCCTGA
- a CDS encoding asparagine synthase-related protein, with the protein MRWLVGWSSTAARAPGIGSAGATGSDGETVHPVGSQLLWGDPDPLWAVGDWRPDEVRVVKADEQNRMAVLGTCGASDEELRVGLFAARGGALRHLTAWSGSYTAVVQVGRRLMVCGDLAGVRPVFYTPWAGGTAYSTAALPLADLIEANLDFGHLAALLAAPDVPAALQDSTPYEGVRRIPPGHALILRAGAREIAGYEQVASLAVAAATTDPDSAVNAVRDALVEAVRARLAAPRHVPGADIDPGPVPGMGPAERRAARGMPVPGIGADLSGGPASGTLALLAAGLPGAPGTVLGHGTGAGERLLAVTFNDLAVKGREAELERAGTLAANPRLHHVVVAGGEEVLPYAELEGPLTDEPGPSLVTAARHRARLASGSADHFTGYGARQVLDAHPARLADLLMDRKRRHLVRPIAALAKADGSVMVPARVYGAARKLSRTPYLVGIEGLADRLLHKRFEEPGGAVGASLAALTWARPGPAARWLTGEALAEVSVRLAGATTRGGVGPGQRPGDFRARSALARHASDLRILEQAAEVRFQRLHAPFLDNQVVRACRALPEALRVQPGARAAILRTVLEGAGVADLPPGWGAPSHASSTAAARTGLRVAVDDLVALFDTPLLAQAGLVEARVVRKALRAAADGETLPLEGLADLVSLELWLRRLLDRRGTCWTGTPARQRAVPAGIRPQRGALGAGARRG; encoded by the coding sequence ATGCGGTGGTTGGTGGGATGGAGCAGTACCGCCGCTCGTGCGCCCGGGATCGGTTCGGCGGGAGCGACGGGCAGCGACGGCGAGACGGTGCACCCGGTGGGGTCCCAACTCCTGTGGGGCGACCCCGATCCGCTCTGGGCGGTCGGTGACTGGCGCCCCGACGAGGTGCGCGTGGTCAAGGCCGACGAGCAGAACCGCATGGCGGTGCTCGGCACCTGTGGAGCCTCCGACGAGGAACTGCGCGTGGGCCTGTTCGCCGCGCGCGGCGGGGCACTTCGGCATCTGACAGCCTGGTCCGGCAGCTACACGGCCGTCGTCCAGGTGGGCCGCCGCCTCATGGTCTGCGGCGATCTGGCGGGCGTCAGGCCGGTGTTCTACACCCCCTGGGCGGGCGGCACGGCGTACTCGACCGCGGCCCTCCCCCTCGCCGACCTCATCGAGGCCAACCTCGACTTCGGGCACCTGGCGGCCCTGCTCGCCGCTCCCGACGTACCGGCCGCGCTCCAGGACTCGACGCCGTACGAGGGTGTGCGGCGCATTCCGCCGGGGCACGCGCTGATCCTGCGCGCGGGGGCACGGGAGATTGCCGGGTACGAGCAGGTGGCCTCCCTCGCCGTCGCGGCCGCGACCACCGACCCCGACAGCGCGGTGAACGCCGTACGCGACGCCCTCGTCGAGGCCGTACGCGCACGACTCGCCGCCCCGAGGCACGTACCCGGGGCGGACATCGACCCCGGTCCCGTCCCCGGCATGGGGCCCGCCGAGCGGCGCGCCGCGCGCGGCATGCCCGTGCCCGGCATCGGAGCCGACCTCTCCGGAGGACCCGCTTCCGGCACCCTCGCCCTCCTCGCCGCCGGCCTGCCCGGCGCGCCGGGCACTGTCCTGGGCCATGGCACGGGGGCCGGCGAACGCCTCCTCGCGGTCACGTTCAACGACCTCGCGGTGAAGGGCCGCGAGGCCGAACTGGAGCGGGCGGGCACGCTCGCCGCCAATCCGCGTCTGCACCACGTGGTCGTCGCGGGTGGCGAAGAGGTACTCCCCTACGCCGAGTTGGAGGGCCCGCTGACCGACGAGCCGGGGCCCTCCCTGGTGACGGCCGCCCGGCACCGCGCGCGACTGGCCTCGGGCAGCGCGGACCACTTCACCGGGTACGGCGCGCGTCAGGTACTGGACGCGCACCCGGCCCGCCTCGCCGACCTGCTGATGGACCGTAAACGACGTCATCTGGTGCGCCCCATCGCGGCGTTGGCGAAGGCCGACGGTTCCGTCATGGTCCCCGCGCGCGTGTACGGCGCGGCGCGCAAGCTGTCCCGTACGCCGTATCTCGTCGGCATAGAGGGACTCGCCGACCGGCTGCTGCACAAGCGGTTCGAGGAGCCGGGAGGTGCCGTGGGGGCGTCGCTCGCCGCGCTCACATGGGCCAGACCCGGGCCCGCCGCGCGCTGGCTCACCGGTGAGGCCCTCGCTGAAGTATCGGTTCGCCTGGCGGGGGCGACGACCCGGGGCGGCGTCGGTCCGGGCCAGCGGCCGGGCGATTTCCGCGCGCGCTCGGCCTTGGCACGCCACGCCTCGGACCTCCGGATCCTGGAGCAGGCCGCGGAGGTCCGCTTCCAGCGGCTGCACGCCCCGTTCCTCGACAACCAGGTCGTACGTGCCTGTCGTGCCCTTCCCGAGGCGCTGCGGGTGCAGCCCGGGGCGCGGGCCGCGATCCTCCGTACGGTCCTCGAGGGCGCCGGGGTGGCCGATCTTCCGCCCGGCTGGGGTGCGCCGTCCCATGCGTCCTCGACGGCCGCGGCCCGTACGGGGCTTCGGGTCGCCGTGGACGATCTCGTCGCCCTCTTCGACACGCCTCTCCTTGCCCAGGCGGGTCTGGTCGAGGCCCGGGTCGTCCGCAAGGCCCTCCGGGCGGCGGCCGACGGCGAGACCCTGCCCCTGGAAGGCCTCGCGGACCTGGTGTCCCTTGAGCTCTGGCTCCGCCGGCTGCTGGACCGCCGGGGGACGTGCTGGACGGGGACGCCTGCGCGGCAGCGGGCCGTCCCTGCGGGGATTCGGCCTCAGCGGGGGGCTTTGGGGGCGGGGGCGAGGAGAGGGTAG